The following proteins come from a genomic window of Actinomycetota bacterium:
- a CDS encoding LacI family DNA-binding transcriptional regulator — MGEAKAPAPPGTAPARRPTIIDVAARAGVSKSLVSLAMRGDPRVAESSRLRIEEAARALGYRTNWAARSLSTLRSGTVGVLVADLHNPWFAEIVDPLRTVLHEAGLDTLLTSAVMPGRRAGERARLDTGAVEALRSLKVEGLVVIGSLPGPSGLAAAVGDVPVVVAGGGRQGLARADVVRSDDAAGAGLVVDHLVARGHERIAHLGGAGGEVADARAAGYRDAMARHGLADRCRVEPCDFTEEAGHAGAARLLENGERPTAVTVVNDLAAVGALAGALEAGAAVPAELAVAGYDDTFFSAIPQVSLTTVNPGNAQIGATAAERLLRRIGEPGAEAGTELIPPRLVVRASTSRRPGEGRDG; from the coding sequence CGCGCCGGCCGACCATCATCGACGTGGCCGCCCGCGCCGGCGTGTCCAAGTCGCTGGTGTCGCTGGCCATGCGGGGCGACCCCCGGGTCGCCGAGTCCAGCCGCCTCCGGATCGAGGAGGCGGCCCGGGCGCTCGGCTACCGGACCAACTGGGCGGCCCGGTCGCTGTCGACCCTGCGCTCGGGCACCGTCGGGGTGCTGGTGGCCGACCTGCACAACCCCTGGTTCGCCGAGATCGTGGACCCGTTGCGCACCGTGCTGCACGAAGCCGGCCTGGACACCCTGCTGACCAGCGCCGTCATGCCCGGTCGGCGGGCCGGGGAGCGGGCCCGTCTGGACACCGGCGCGGTCGAGGCGCTGCGGTCCCTGAAGGTCGAGGGGCTGGTCGTGATCGGGTCGCTGCCCGGCCCCAGCGGCCTGGCCGCCGCCGTCGGCGACGTCCCGGTGGTCGTGGCCGGCGGGGGCCGGCAGGGCCTGGCCCGGGCCGACGTGGTCCGCAGCGACGACGCCGCCGGGGCCGGGCTGGTCGTCGACCACCTGGTCGCCCGAGGGCACGAGCGGATCGCCCACCTGGGCGGCGCCGGCGGCGAGGTCGCCGACGCCCGCGCCGCCGGCTACCGGGACGCCATGGCCCGCCACGGGCTCGCCGACCGCTGCCGGGTCGAGCCCTGCGACTTCACCGAGGAGGCCGGCCACGCCGGGGCGGCGCGGCTGCTGGAGAACGGCGAGCGGCCGACGGCCGTCACGGTCGTCAACGACCTGGCCGCCGTCGGCGCCCTGGCGGGCGCGCTCGAGGCCGGCGCGGCCGTCCCGGCCGAGCTCGCGGTCGCCGGCTACGACGACACCTTCTTCTCCGCCATCCCCCAGGTCTCGCTGACCACGGTCAACCCCGGCAACGCCCAGATCGGGGCCACCGCAGCCGAGCGGCTGCTGCGCCGCATCGGCGAGCCCGGCGCCGAGGCCGGGACCGAGCTGATCCCGCCCCGCCTGGTCGTCCGGGCCAGCACGTCCCGGCGGCCAGGGGAGGGACGCGATGGCTGA